The DNA segment CCACCAAATTCCCTCCCAAAGGGCCAACAAGACGACAACAGCAAAAAAAAAAGCTATTACCCTCATATCCTAGTCCCCATCCCTATCAAGAGTCACGGCCAGTTTTGAATCCGCCTTGAGCAGCACGTCCCGCTGCGGGAATGGGAACTCAATGTCATTTTCATGAAAAAGTTTCCAAATATTGAGCAGAATTTCGCTGCGCACATTGGCAACGCCTTGGTCGGCATCTGCAATCCAGACCCGCAATTCCAAATCAACGGAGCTGTCGCCGAAGCCAGAAAGCTGAGGAGACGGAGTCGGGGTCTTCAAGACACGGCGAACCGATTTCACGGATTCTCCCAAAAGCTCAAGCGCCTTCTCCACATCCGAATCATATGCGATCCCCACCGGAATTTTCAGCCGTACATTGCTATCGGAATAAGTCCAGTTGATGACTTCGCCCGAAATCAACAATTCGTTGGGGATAAGATATTCCTTGCCATCACGGGTCAGCACCGAGGCGTATCGCCCCTGCATGGCGCGCACCACACCATAAACGGTCCCGACCTCGATGGTGTCGCCAGGTTTGATGGAATTGTCCATAAGAAGAATTATTCCAGCGACATAATTGGAAAATATGGTCTTGAGACCAAAACCAATACCAACGCCAAGGGCGCTGGAGAAAATGGCGAGACTGGTAAGATCAATCCCGACACTGGACATGGCGAAAAGAATGGCTGCCGTATACAGGGCAACTCGAACGGCTTTCCCCATCAGCACCCGCAGGGAAGGAGTCAACCCCTTGATGGTTTCGATCCGATGCACGGTGAACCGGGATGCAAGAGAGGCTATCTGCAAAAGCAGAGCCGCCATTGCCAATCCCTTGATGGCCCCAAGCGCATTGAAGGACGCCTCACCCACCGAAAAGCTCAACCCTTCCAGAAAAGTCGTGATCGGCTCCAGAAGTCCGAACACACTCAATGCGGCCACGCCCCAGACAGAGACTTCGACCCCTTTAGCAAGGGCACGATTGGGCATGATACTGGTCAACAATCGAATAATGATCCAGGCAACGGCAAGGTTACTCGCTGCTTCAAGAACGCGAGGACTTTCTCCAAGGGAATGAAAAACGGCAACACAGACCTGCACCAGAATCAGGAAGCCAACCACATTGCCCAGGCCGATCAAAGCTCTCAGGATCGCTCCAGCCAAAACATTGGAAACGTTCTCCGCCACCCACTGCGAAAAGCGCCGCCCCAGACCGCCCCATATGGCTGCGGCCAGCAGAAAAGTCCCGGCAACACAGGCCCACTGAACACCGGTACTCACTGTCAGGACATTGGTATTCAACCAGCCTGTCAGAAAACGTATTGCAACTTCCAGCTTCTGTTCCATCTGAAAACCGTATCACAAAAGGCCCAATTCAAAAAGCGGACAGCAACACACCACCATCGAATCGTTACCCCGGCCGTCCCCGAAGCACACAAGGGAAAGAATCAACCGGCAAAAACGATATCGATCAAAACACCGAAGAAAAGCACAACGGCAATCACACCATTCAGGGTAAAGAAGGCCACATTGACTCGGCTCATATCGTCAGGTTTGACCATCTGATGTTCGCCCATGAGAACCAATCCCACACACCCGGCGATCAGAAAGTACACCCAATCAAGG comes from the Pseudodesulfovibrio piezophilus C1TLV30 genome and includes:
- a CDS encoding mechanosensitive ion channel family protein, whose product is MEQKLEVAIRFLTGWLNTNVLTVSTGVQWACVAGTFLLAAAIWGGLGRRFSQWVAENVSNVLAGAILRALIGLGNVVGFLILVQVCVAVFHSLGESPRVLEAASNLAVAWIIIRLLTSIMPNRALAKGVEVSVWGVAALSVFGLLEPITTFLEGLSFSVGEASFNALGAIKGLAMAALLLQIASLASRFTVHRIETIKGLTPSLRVLMGKAVRVALYTAAILFAMSSVGIDLTSLAIFSSALGVGIGFGLKTIFSNYVAGIILLMDNSIKPGDTIEVGTVYGVVRAMQGRYASVLTRDGKEYLIPNELLISGEVINWTYSDSNVRLKIPVGIAYDSDVEKALELLGESVKSVRRVLKTPTPSPQLSGFGDSSVDLELRVWIADADQGVANVRSEILLNIWKLFHENDIEFPFPQRDVLLKADSKLAVTLDRDGD